In Candidatus Eisenbacteria bacterium, a single genomic region encodes these proteins:
- a CDS encoding S8 family serine peptidase, with the protein MVRLATVLATALLALSVLAAQAGTIHPMLEARMDVLRDGEPISVLVHMTEQAPIAELNQHLKTERSTMAERHRRVIEALKTAAKSQEPLAAQLESSKGIGGVVGYTPYWISNLFVVYATKDAIYEIAARSDVDFVEPNFTVSLIKPVGTPELGSSEETPALRGIGVPPGIRAVRADQVWYELGVNGSGRLIGSLDTGVDGNHPALASRWRGTHARWQECWFDVLGSGGTTFPTDTHSHGTHTTGTMTGMAPDDTIGVAWGAEWIACNAINQGVGSEFDNDIIKAFQWFADPDSNPNTIDDVPDVVQNSWGINEGFPGGYTDCDSRWWAVIDNCEAAGVATIWSAGNEGSGAQTLRSPADRATTLTNAFSVGAVNATNYSWPYPIAGFSSRGPTGCTVPADRKIKPEVVAPGVSVYSSVPGGGYQQSGWDGTSMSGPHVAGTIALMRQANPNLDVDTMKMILMQTARDEGTAGEDNTYGHGFIDAYAAVLAAVEGYGRIEGVVTNGSYGNGPLPGAEVVLDGTGYRWLTAANGSYGGFAEEGTYTARASLAGFAPLEILVEIVSNDTTVQNFALTDIAGPAITEVSEPFATTDETGPYAIGANVEDYSTVASASLFYRVAGGSWVEVPMTRGRALYEGSIPGAPANTQIDYYVWAEDGIGLSSVNPSGAPAAFYSLFITETMYAHNAEDPGDANWMLGMPGDAATTGIWVRVDPNGTSYNSVPMQPEDDHTPAPGVKCFVTGQGSVGGGAGDADVDNGCTTLRSPIFDLSDASMAFVRYWRWYAEGGNSTDDQFAVDVSDDGGTTWVPLERVPSIANTWTEVAANVSDFVDLTHQVVFRFVACDLNTQGLTEAAIDDFAVETFQAIDTDVAAAADGIRATELFASRPNPFRAGGEVSIRFQLPRAENVEVKIYDLSGRVVTTLAEGRFAAGEHRLAWDGRDADGKEVASGVYFYRMKSDTRTESRRLTILR; encoded by the coding sequence GTGGTGCGACTTGCCACCGTTCTCGCGACCGCTCTTCTTGCGCTCTCCGTTCTTGCCGCGCAAGCGGGGACCATCCACCCGATGCTTGAGGCGCGAATGGATGTTCTCCGCGACGGAGAGCCGATCAGCGTTCTCGTTCACATGACCGAACAGGCGCCGATCGCCGAGCTGAACCAGCACCTCAAGACCGAGCGGTCGACGATGGCCGAGAGGCATCGGCGCGTGATCGAGGCGCTCAAGACCGCCGCCAAGAGCCAAGAGCCGCTCGCCGCGCAGCTCGAGTCCTCGAAGGGAATCGGCGGCGTGGTCGGCTACACGCCCTACTGGATCTCGAACCTCTTCGTCGTGTACGCCACGAAGGACGCCATCTACGAGATCGCTGCGCGAAGCGACGTGGACTTCGTGGAGCCGAACTTCACCGTGAGCCTGATCAAGCCGGTGGGGACTCCGGAGCTCGGCTCGAGCGAGGAAACGCCGGCTCTGCGCGGGATCGGCGTCCCCCCGGGGATCCGGGCCGTGCGCGCGGATCAAGTTTGGTACGAGCTCGGCGTCAACGGAAGCGGGCGCCTCATCGGCAGCCTCGACACGGGCGTCGACGGCAACCACCCCGCCCTCGCGAGCCGCTGGCGCGGAACGCACGCGCGGTGGCAGGAGTGCTGGTTCGACGTGCTCGGCTCGGGCGGGACAACGTTCCCTACGGACACGCACAGCCACGGAACGCACACGACCGGGACGATGACCGGGATGGCGCCGGACGACACGATCGGGGTCGCGTGGGGCGCCGAGTGGATCGCCTGCAACGCGATCAACCAGGGGGTCGGGAGCGAGTTCGACAACGACATCATCAAGGCGTTCCAGTGGTTCGCCGACCCGGACAGCAATCCGAACACGATCGACGACGTTCCCGACGTCGTGCAGAACTCGTGGGGGATCAACGAGGGGTTCCCGGGCGGCTACACCGACTGCGATTCCCGCTGGTGGGCGGTGATCGACAACTGCGAAGCGGCGGGAGTGGCGACGATCTGGTCCGCCGGCAACGAGGGATCGGGCGCGCAGACCCTTCGCTCGCCCGCCGACCGCGCGACCACGCTGACCAACGCTTTCTCGGTCGGCGCGGTGAACGCGACGAACTACTCGTGGCCGTATCCGATCGCGGGCTTCTCGAGCCGCGGGCCGACCGGTTGCACCGTCCCCGCCGATCGCAAGATCAAGCCGGAGGTCGTGGCGCCCGGCGTCAGCGTCTACTCGTCGGTTCCGGGCGGCGGCTACCAGCAGAGCGGATGGGACGGGACCTCGATGTCGGGGCCGCACGTCGCGGGAACCATCGCGTTGATGCGCCAGGCGAACCCGAACCTTGACGTCGATACGATGAAGATGATCCTTATGCAGACCGCAAGGGACGAGGGGACCGCGGGCGAGGACAACACGTACGGGCACGGGTTCATCGACGCGTATGCGGCCGTTCTCGCCGCGGTGGAAGGATACGGGCGGATCGAGGGGGTCGTGACGAACGGAAGCTACGGCAACGGTCCGCTTCCGGGCGCCGAGGTCGTGCTCGATGGGACCGGCTACCGCTGGCTGACCGCGGCGAACGGCTCCTACGGCGGCTTCGCGGAGGAGGGAACCTACACGGCCCGGGCGTCCCTCGCGGGGTTCGCTCCGCTTGAGATCCTCGTCGAGATCGTTTCCAACGACACCACGGTTCAGAACTTCGCTCTGACCGACATCGCGGGCCCCGCGATCACCGAGGTCTCCGAGCCGTTCGCGACCACCGACGAAACGGGACCCTACGCGATCGGCGCGAACGTCGAAGACTACAGCACCGTGGCCTCGGCGAGCCTCTTCTATCGGGTGGCCGGCGGTTCGTGGGTCGAGGTTCCGATGACGCGCGGCCGCGCGCTCTACGAGGGATCGATTCCCGGCGCACCCGCGAACACCCAGATCGATTACTACGTGTGGGCGGAGGACGGCATCGGGCTCTCTTCCGTGAACCCGTCCGGAGCGCCGGCGGCCTTCTACTCGCTCTTCATCACCGAAACGATGTACGCGCACAACGCGGAAGATCCGGGCGACGCGAACTGGATGCTCGGAATGCCGGGGGACGCGGCGACCACCGGGATCTGGGTGCGCGTCGACCCGAACGGAACGTCGTACAACAGCGTGCCGATGCAGCCCGAGGACGACCACACGCCGGCGCCGGGCGTGAAGTGCTTCGTCACAGGACAGGGGAGCGTGGGAGGCGGCGCGGGAGATGCGGACGTCGACAACGGCTGCACGACCCTTCGGAGCCCGATCTTCGACCTCAGCGACGCGAGCATGGCGTTCGTGCGCTACTGGCGATGGTACGCCGAGGGAGGGAACTCCACCGACGACCAGTTCGCCGTGGACGTCTCCGACGACGGCGGCACGACGTGGGTCCCGCTCGAGCGCGTCCCGTCGATCGCGAACACGTGGACGGAGGTAGCGGCGAACGTTTCCGACTTCGTGGATCTCACGCATCAGGTGGTCTTCCGGTTCGTGGCGTGCGATCTCAACACGCAAGGGCTCACCGAGGCGGCGATCGACGACTTCGCCGTCGAGACCTTCCAGGCGATCGACACGGACGTCGCGGCCGCGGCGGACGGAATCCGCGCGACCGAGCTTTTCGCGAGCCGTCCGAACCCGTTCCGCGCGGGAGGCGAGGTCTCGATCCGGTTCCAGCTTCCCCGCGCCGAGAATGTCGAGGTGAAGATCTACGACCTCAGCGGGCGCGTCGTTACGACGCTCGCCGAGGGGCGTTTCGCCGCGGGCGAACACCGTCTCGCTTGGGACGGGCGCGACGCGGACGGCAAGGAAGTCGCTTCAGGTGTGTACTTCTATCGCATGAAGAGCGACACGCGGACGGAGAGCCGCCGCCTGACGATCCTGCGGTAG
- a CDS encoding cyclase family protein, which yields MRPIDLSIPLGIGTPAWPTYEPLQMKYFKRLAPNGANGQILTHSNHVGTHLDGEIHFHTPGKDIASLDLDYLMHEGVVVDLSDAAGDYDVYTSRMVEERVEVREGDILVIHTGYHHFGWDQPAADEIRYMVKHPGPDREFAEWCRAKKLRWLGVDCGSADHPMNTIIRNWMPRQAKEADTHFRKKHGKPLDDFFDDSKYQLMHLELFNHGIVHAECLGGDIDLLLNRRAVIGAFPWRLVDGESCICRILAFVDDGLHAELTKKKAKAKLTRFGDVAGALNEWLHEEARARSASRR from the coding sequence ATGCGCCCCATCGATCTCTCCATCCCGCTCGGGATCGGCACGCCCGCGTGGCCCACCTACGAGCCGCTTCAAATGAAGTACTTCAAGCGTCTCGCGCCGAACGGAGCGAACGGCCAGATCCTCACCCACTCGAACCACGTCGGCACGCACCTCGACGGCGAGATCCACTTCCACACGCCGGGGAAGGACATCGCCTCGCTCGATCTCGATTACCTGATGCATGAAGGGGTCGTCGTCGATCTTTCCGACGCGGCGGGAGACTACGACGTCTACACCTCGCGCATGGTCGAGGAGCGGGTCGAGGTGCGCGAGGGGGACATCCTCGTCATCCACACCGGTTACCACCACTTCGGATGGGACCAGCCGGCGGCGGATGAGATCCGTTACATGGTGAAGCACCCGGGTCCGGACCGGGAGTTCGCCGAATGGTGCCGTGCGAAGAAGCTCCGCTGGCTCGGCGTCGACTGCGGGAGCGCCGACCACCCGATGAACACGATCATCCGGAACTGGATGCCGCGGCAGGCGAAAGAGGCGGACACGCATTTTCGGAAGAAGCACGGCAAGCCGCTCGACGACTTCTTCGACGACTCGAAGTACCAGCTCATGCACCTCGAGCTGTTCAATCACGGGATCGTTCACGCCGAGTGCCTCGGCGGCGACATCGATCTTCTTCTGAACCGGCGCGCCGTGATCGGCGCGTTCCCTTGGCGCCTCGTCGACGGCGAGTCGTGCATCTGCCGCATCCTCGCGTTCGTCGACGACGGCCTTCACGCGGAGCTGACGAAGAAGAAGGCGAAAGCGAAGCTCACCCGCTTCGGCGATGTCGCGGGCGCCCTGAACGAGTGGCTTCACGAAGAGGCCCGCGCCCGTTCGGCGAGCCGTCGGTAG
- a CDS encoding DUF1116 domain-containing protein gives MNDRAASRALLAGPIEVVHLGIDSVARAPEASGARVARVPFLPPAGGDAARIAALRALLSEPLGPAIDAANERALARLLESRPRLVGIGVARETIPGMADDLFLHAGPPVAWERMCGPMRGAVIGGLLFERRAKSAAEAERIAAAGGVRFEPCHEHRAVGPMAGLVTPSMPVWIVEDGEGAGRGNRAFSTLNEGLGKVLRYGAFSEDVIARLRYLSDDLAPLLADALAARGPIDLKALLAQALQMGDEGHNRNRAATSLLFRELAPAIVRAAADRERAARALAFIHGNDHFFLNLSMPAAKCMLLAAEGETLSSMVSVMARNGTDFGIRLASMPGRWFTAPAETVRGLYFPGFGEGDANADIGDSSITETAGFGGFAMAAAPAIVQFVGGSAEDALQTTRAMRRIAIGANGAFAIPALGFAGTPVGIDIRKVEERNLLPTINTGIAHREPGIGQVGAGLVRPPWKCFHDALLAFAEHCAARREETRRS, from the coding sequence ATGAACGATCGTGCCGCGTCGCGCGCGCTTCTTGCCGGTCCGATCGAGGTCGTCCATCTCGGGATCGACAGCGTCGCGCGCGCGCCCGAGGCGTCCGGCGCGAGGGTCGCGCGGGTCCCCTTCCTCCCCCCCGCCGGAGGCGACGCCGCGCGCATCGCCGCTCTCCGCGCGCTTCTCTCCGAACCCCTCGGCCCCGCGATCGACGCGGCGAACGAACGCGCGCTCGCGCGTCTTCTCGAAAGCCGCCCCCGCCTCGTCGGGATCGGCGTCGCGAGAGAGACGATCCCCGGCATGGCCGACGATCTCTTTCTTCATGCCGGTCCGCCCGTCGCGTGGGAGCGGATGTGCGGCCCGATGCGGGGCGCGGTGATCGGCGGCCTCCTCTTCGAGCGCCGAGCGAAGAGCGCGGCAGAAGCGGAGAGGATCGCCGCGGCGGGAGGCGTTCGCTTCGAGCCGTGCCACGAACACCGAGCGGTCGGACCGATGGCCGGTCTCGTCACGCCGTCGATGCCGGTCTGGATCGTCGAGGACGGGGAAGGAGCGGGCCGCGGAAACCGCGCCTTCTCCACGCTGAACGAGGGGCTCGGGAAGGTCCTCCGCTACGGCGCGTTCTCCGAGGATGTGATCGCGCGGCTGCGATATCTATCCGACGATCTCGCGCCGCTTCTCGCGGACGCGCTCGCCGCGCGCGGTCCGATCGACCTCAAGGCTCTCCTCGCGCAAGCCCTCCAGATGGGGGACGAGGGACACAACCGGAACCGCGCCGCCACCTCGCTTCTCTTCCGGGAGCTTGCCCCCGCGATCGTGCGCGCGGCCGCGGACCGGGAGAGAGCCGCGCGCGCCCTCGCGTTCATCCACGGAAACGATCATTTCTTCCTGAACCTTTCGATGCCGGCGGCGAAGTGCATGCTCCTCGCGGCGGAGGGGGAAACGCTGTCGTCGATGGTCTCGGTGATGGCGAGGAACGGAACCGACTTTGGGATCCGGCTCGCCTCGATGCCCGGGCGCTGGTTCACCGCGCCCGCCGAGACGGTCCGCGGCCTCTACTTCCCCGGCTTCGGAGAGGGGGACGCGAACGCGGACATCGGCGATTCCTCGATCACCGAGACGGCGGGGTTCGGCGGCTTCGCGATGGCGGCCGCTCCGGCGATCGTTCAGTTCGTCGGCGGATCGGCCGAAGACGCTCTTCAAACGACGCGCGCGATGCGCCGAATCGCGATCGGCGCGAACGGCGCCTTCGCGATCCCCGCGCTCGGCTTCGCGGGAACGCCGGTCGGCATCGACATTCGAAAGGTCGAGGAACGAAACCTCCTCCCGACGATCAACACGGGCATCGCCCACCGGGAACCGGGCATCGGGCAGGTCGGCGCGGGGCTCGTGCGCCCGCCTTGGAAGTGCTTTCACGACGCCCTCCTCGCGTTCGCCGAGCATTGCGCGGCGCGAAGAGAAGAAACAAGGAGGTCCTGA
- the fdrA gene encoding acyl-CoA synthetase FdrA — protein MTERVLIRKGAYHDSARLMAAAHALKSIPGIREAEVLMGTPMNIDLLARAGFRLGREAEITPLDLVAALRGERETDLEAAEEALDATLRGEASEAATPVGEAAPGSLSEALADRPAANLVSIAVPGAYAAFVAHRALDEKRHVFLFSDNVSLEDEIELKDRARRLGLLLMGPDCGTAILARVGLGFANRVRRGPIGIVGASGTGIQEASCLLDRMGVGISHAIGTGGRDLSRAVNGRTAELGLRLLAEDAATEVILLIAKNPDLEVARRLHGLLAGIGKPCIVRLLGEAGRPPEEGVVYAGSIDEAAAAAAAYASRAADASAFLEESDRSLEAALREKDPVRGRLLGLFGGGSLAAEAKHALALRGIEARTPNHPLPAGRPIEGTEHLLVDLGEDFYTIGKPHPMIDPTVRCDLIRSAGADPSIGLLLLDLVLGDGAHPDPAPEIAAAIEKARAARKGARLEIVSSVAGAADDPQDRDRQERVLREAGVLVAASAARAARAAAELLQGGGRP, from the coding sequence ATGACCGAGCGCGTGCTGATCCGGAAGGGGGCCTATCACGACTCCGCGCGGCTCATGGCGGCGGCGCATGCCTTGAAGTCCATTCCCGGCATCCGCGAGGCCGAGGTTCTGATGGGGACGCCGATGAACATCGATCTTCTTGCGCGCGCGGGTTTCCGCTTGGGCCGAGAGGCGGAGATCACGCCGCTCGACCTCGTCGCCGCGCTTCGGGGCGAACGGGAGACGGACCTCGAGGCGGCGGAGGAGGCGCTCGACGCGACGCTCCGAGGGGAAGCCTCCGAGGCGGCGACGCCCGTGGGAGAGGCCGCTCCGGGGAGCCTCTCCGAGGCGCTCGCCGATCGGCCGGCCGCAAACCTCGTGTCGATCGCGGTGCCGGGCGCGTACGCGGCGTTCGTCGCGCACCGCGCGCTCGACGAGAAACGCCACGTCTTTCTTTTCAGCGACAATGTTTCGCTCGAGGATGAAATTGAGCTCAAGGATCGCGCGCGGCGCCTCGGGCTTCTTCTCATGGGACCCGACTGCGGGACCGCGATCCTCGCGCGCGTCGGTCTCGGGTTCGCGAACCGCGTGCGCCGAGGTCCGATCGGCATCGTCGGCGCGTCCGGGACCGGCATCCAGGAGGCGAGTTGTCTCCTCGACCGGATGGGGGTCGGGATCTCGCACGCGATCGGAACCGGAGGGCGCGATCTCTCGAGGGCGGTGAACGGACGCACCGCGGAGCTCGGCCTCCGCCTTCTCGCGGAGGACGCGGCGACCGAGGTCATTCTTCTCATCGCGAAGAACCCGGACCTCGAGGTCGCCAGGCGCCTTCACGGTCTTCTCGCCGGGATCGGGAAGCCGTGCATCGTCCGCCTCCTCGGAGAAGCAGGGCGGCCTCCCGAGGAAGGAGTGGTGTACGCGGGCTCGATCGACGAAGCGGCGGCCGCGGCGGCGGCGTATGCGTCTCGCGCGGCGGACGCAAGCGCCTTCCTCGAGGAATCGGACCGATCGCTCGAAGCGGCTCTTCGGGAGAAGGACCCGGTCCGCGGGCGGCTTCTCGGGCTCTTCGGCGGCGGGTCCCTTGCGGCGGAGGCGAAGCACGCGCTCGCCCTCCGCGGAATCGAGGCGAGGACGCCGAATCATCCGCTCCCCGCGGGGCGGCCGATCGAGGGGACGGAGCATCTCCTCGTCGACCTCGGGGAAGACTTCTACACGATCGGGAAGCCGCACCCGATGATCGACCCGACCGTCCGCTGCGATCTCATCCGAAGCGCGGGAGCCGATCCGTCGATCGGCCTTCTTCTTCTCGATCTCGTTCTCGGCGACGGAGCGCATCCGGATCCGGCTCCGGAGATCGCCGCGGCGATCGAGAAGGCGCGCGCCGCGAGAAAGGGAGCGCGACTCGAGATCGTCTCTTCGGTCGCCGGCGCGGCGGACGATCCGCAGGACCGAGACCGTCAGGAGAGGGTTCTCCGCGAAGCCGGCGTTCTCGTTGCGGCGAGCGCGGCGCGCGCGGCCCGCGCGGCCGCGGAGCTTCTGCAAGGAGGCGGGCGCCCATGA
- a CDS encoding DUF2877 domain-containing protein, producing MRSPPHVVDRFDAALARRTSEWRGRVERVFAHAAVLRPDDREGPALTFLSSLKDLVPLSAALPRGVPLPREGSTVSFRKRTLRIADAEGARALLLRGPGISLELPEKKIALSREALRAHVEFFPPPSAPFPEPAAEEEIAARLLGGCVSEEAYRGRILALSGLGPGLTPSGDDRLVGLAAAALHLSRGGRIAREAVSTYLGALGRVPRGHTTPVAREMLLHASGRRFPEALIAFVSILGDPRAPLSEVAARSLRLAAIGARTGADLIDGALGLARSFDHQESAA from the coding sequence GTGAGATCGCCGCCGCATGTCGTCGACCGATTCGACGCCGCCCTCGCGAGAAGGACGAGCGAGTGGCGCGGGCGGGTGGAGCGGGTCTTCGCGCACGCCGCGGTTCTCCGGCCGGACGATCGGGAGGGCCCCGCGCTCACTTTTCTTTCATCCCTCAAGGATCTTGTTCCGCTCTCGGCCGCGCTTCCCCGTGGGGTTCCGCTCCCCCGCGAGGGATCGACCGTCTCCTTTCGAAAGAGAACGCTTCGGATCGCCGATGCCGAAGGCGCGCGCGCTCTTCTCCTTCGCGGCCCCGGGATTTCGCTCGAGCTTCCCGAGAAGAAGATCGCCCTTTCCCGCGAGGCGCTTCGTGCTCATGTCGAGTTCTTTCCCCCGCCTTCCGCTCCGTTCCCGGAACCGGCGGCGGAAGAGGAGATCGCCGCGCGGCTCCTCGGGGGATGCGTGAGCGAAGAGGCGTATCGAGGCCGCATCCTCGCCCTCTCCGGCCTCGGCCCCGGCCTCACGCCGAGCGGAGACGACCGTCTCGTCGGGCTCGCGGCGGCGGCTCTTCATCTCTCGCGCGGCGGCCGGATCGCTCGCGAGGCGGTCTCCACCTACCTCGGCGCGCTCGGGCGCGTTCCCCGCGGGCACACGACCCCCGTCGCCCGCGAGATGCTTCTCCACGCATCGGGCCGCCGCTTTCCCGAGGCGCTGATCGCCTTCGTCTCGATCCTCGGGGATCCGCGCGCGCCCCTTTCCGAGGTCGCCGCGCGATCCCTTCGCCTCGCCGCGATCGGCGCCCGCACCGGCGCCGATCTCATCGACGGAGCGCTCGGGCTCGCGCGATCCTTCGATCATCAAGAGAGTGCCGCATGA
- a CDS encoding xanthine dehydrogenase family protein molybdopterin-binding subunit, whose amino-acid sequence MSAPRWVGKDVPRVDGLEKVTGSARYTADLKFPRMLHAHVVRSPHAHARVLGVRTEKAERVPGVRAVATGREFPFHTGIYLKDQTIFAIDRARHVGDSIAAVAAETPEAAREAAALVEVDYEPLPANFDAVAGIGPDAPLVHPDLGAYECVPWIRPRGGTNICNHLKVRKGDYRRALAKCACVFENTFAVPQVQHVALETHVAVARADLSGRIEVHTSAQSPFTVRHLLAACFSMPHGDISVRVPAVGGGFGGKAGIGIEPIAVALAMKARGRWVRLLIDRPEEFYGTVVRQGLTATLTTGIDRSGKVQAQKMHYLWDCGAYGGYGVNIVRAAGYTCGGAYEFPNVEGDSIGVYTNRPVGSAYRGFGMQEIHWALEQQMDIVAREIGMDPADFRLLNCLGPGKSTVTGEVLGEEAGRVDECIRRVAEMIGMRENRPRSPNRGKGIACAVKAPAMPNDAASSVLLKYAEDGTLEVLISGIDIGQGLKTVAAQFAAEAMNMPIEKVRVRGNPDTDSFPYDWQTVASRQSWATGNAIFRAAEKIRDQLFATAAETLGVPASELAVEEENVVHAKSGRSIPITKLAMGYQFPDGHTIGGPVAAAGSFIPEGLIHLDPETSQSPKPVAKWTFGAQAVDVTVDPETGEYTVDRVAACYDVGRVIHPAMIAGQLYGGVVQGLGTGMMEELVVDPASGRVANASLVDYKIPTTEDLPREIRLDFVETPQADGPLGARGIGEHTMIPTPAAVANALFDACGIRILDLPITAEKVRAALKRKEKGG is encoded by the coding sequence ATGAGCGCGCCCCGCTGGGTCGGAAAGGACGTTCCGCGCGTCGACGGGTTGGAGAAGGTGACCGGGAGCGCGCGCTACACGGCCGACCTCAAGTTCCCGCGCATGCTGCACGCGCACGTGGTCCGATCCCCGCACGCGCACGCGCGGGTCCTCGGCGTGCGGACGGAGAAGGCGGAGCGCGTTCCCGGCGTGCGGGCCGTCGCGACGGGACGCGAGTTCCCCTTCCACACCGGGATTTATCTCAAGGATCAAACGATTTTCGCGATCGACCGAGCGCGTCATGTAGGGGACTCGATCGCCGCCGTGGCGGCGGAGACACCCGAGGCCGCTCGCGAGGCGGCCGCTCTCGTCGAGGTCGACTACGAGCCGCTCCCCGCGAACTTCGACGCGGTCGCCGGAATCGGACCGGACGCGCCGCTCGTCCACCCGGACCTCGGCGCGTACGAGTGCGTCCCCTGGATCCGTCCCCGAGGCGGCACGAACATCTGCAACCATCTCAAGGTGCGGAAAGGGGACTACCGGAGAGCGCTGGCGAAGTGCGCCTGTGTGTTCGAGAACACGTTCGCGGTGCCGCAGGTGCAGCATGTCGCGCTCGAGACTCACGTCGCGGTCGCCCGCGCGGACCTCTCGGGAAGGATCGAAGTCCACACGTCGGCGCAGAGCCCCTTCACGGTCCGACACCTCCTCGCCGCCTGCTTCTCGATGCCGCACGGGGACATCTCCGTCCGCGTTCCCGCGGTCGGCGGCGGGTTCGGCGGGAAGGCCGGCATCGGCATCGAGCCGATCGCGGTCGCGCTCGCGATGAAGGCGAGAGGCCGCTGGGTGCGGCTTCTCATCGACCGACCGGAGGAGTTCTACGGGACCGTCGTCCGCCAAGGACTCACCGCCACGTTGACGACCGGGATCGACCGGAGCGGAAAGGTTCAAGCCCAAAAGATGCACTATCTTTGGGATTGCGGAGCCTACGGCGGCTACGGCGTGAACATCGTGCGTGCCGCGGGGTACACCTGCGGCGGCGCGTACGAGTTCCCGAACGTAGAGGGCGATTCGATCGGCGTCTACACGAACCGTCCGGTCGGAAGCGCGTACCGCGGGTTTGGGATGCAGGAGATTCATTGGGCTCTCGAGCAGCAGATGGACATCGTCGCCCGCGAGATCGGCATGGATCCGGCGGATTTCCGCCTCTTGAACTGCCTCGGACCCGGCAAGTCGACCGTCACCGGCGAGGTGCTCGGCGAAGAGGCCGGGCGCGTGGACGAGTGCATCCGCCGGGTCGCCGAGATGATCGGGATGCGCGAGAACCGCCCCCGCTCTCCGAACCGGGGGAAGGGGATCGCCTGCGCGGTGAAGGCCCCGGCGATGCCGAACGACGCCGCCTCGTCGGTTCTTCTCAAGTACGCGGAGGACGGAACTCTCGAGGTTCTGATCTCCGGGATCGACATCGGACAGGGCCTCAAGACCGTCGCGGCCCAGTTCGCCGCCGAAGCGATGAACATGCCGATCGAGAAGGTTCGCGTGCGCGGCAACCCGGACACCGATTCCTTCCCGTACGATTGGCAGACCGTCGCCTCGAGGCAATCGTGGGCGACGGGGAACGCGATCTTCCGCGCCGCGGAGAAGATTCGCGATCAGCTCTTCGCGACCGCCGCTGAGACGCTCGGCGTCCCCGCCTCGGAGCTCGCAGTCGAGGAGGAGAACGTCGTCCACGCGAAGAGCGGCCGCTCGATCCCGATCACGAAGCTCGCGATGGGATACCAGTTCCCGGACGGGCACACGATCGGAGGGCCGGTCGCGGCCGCCGGATCATTCATACCAGAAGGGTTGATCCATCTGGATCCGGAGACGAGCCAGAGCCCGAAGCCGGTCGCGAAGTGGACGTTCGGCGCGCAAGCGGTGGATGTGACCGTGGATCCGGAAACGGGAGAATACACGGTGGACCGCGTGGCCGCGTGCTACGACGTGGGGCGCGTGATCCATCCCGCGATGATCGCGGGACAGCTCTACGGAGGCGTCGTGCAGGGGCTCGGCACCGGCATGATGGAGGAACTCGTCGTCGATCCGGCGAGCGGCCGCGTCGCGAACGCATCTCTCGTGGACTACAAGATCCCGACGACTGAGGACCTCCCCCGCGAGATCCGGCTGGATTTCGTCGAGACGCCGCAAGCGGACGGGCCTCTCGGCGCGCGCGGGATCGGCGAGCACACGATGATCCCGACACCCGCCGCGGTCGCGAACGCGCTCTTCGACGCTTGCGGGATCCGGATCCTCGATCTCCCGATCACGGCGGAGAAAGTGCGGGCCGCCCTCAAGAGGAAGGAAAAGGGCGGGTGA
- a CDS encoding (2Fe-2S)-binding protein, producing MTEHTITLRVNGLEESRTVPSNQTLLSFLRDTLDLTGAKEGCGEGECGSCIVLVDDKPVNSCLMLAVEADGCSVTTIEGIGDASRLHPLQSAFLAHTAVQCGFCTPGMILAGLALLRENPSPTEAEIRSALSGNLCRCTGYRQIIDAVLAAAAAMRGEAARAPEEKTG from the coding sequence ATGACGGAGCACACGATCACTTTGCGGGTCAATGGTCTCGAGGAAAGCCGGACGGTTCCCTCGAACCAAACGCTCCTCTCCTTTCTTCGGGACACGCTCGACCTGACCGGCGCGAAGGAGGGGTGCGGCGAGGGGGAATGCGGTTCCTGCATCGTCCTCGTCGACGACAAGCCGGTGAACAGCTGTCTCATGCTCGCCGTCGAGGCGGACGGCTGCTCGGTGACGACGATCGAGGGGATCGGGGACGCCTCGCGCCTCCATCCGCTCCAGTCGGCGTTCCTCGCGCATACCGCCGTGCAATGCGGCTTCTGCACCCCCGGCATGATTCTCGCCGGGCTCGCGCTCCTCCGCGAGAACCCGAGCCCGACCGAGGCGGAGATTCGATCCGCGCTTTCCGGGAACCTCTGCCGCTGCACCGGATACCGGCAGATCATCGACGCGGTCCTCGCCGCGGCCGCCGCGATGCGCGGCGAGGCCGCCCGCGCGCCGGAGGAGAAGACGGGATGA